The following proteins are co-located in the Larus michahellis chromosome 9, bLarMic1.1, whole genome shotgun sequence genome:
- the LOC141748417 gene encoding zona pellucida sperm-binding protein 3-like: MGFGGSLGLVAVLLCWALAEAASYSPWSFPLRGDSSWSHPRVPSFSRPSPWAWVDVSQLQAAAPRHPVAVQCQEAQVVVTVHRDLFGTGHLVKAADLTLGSAACLPVAQGAGAESTVTFVAGLHECGSTLQMTPDSLIYKTSLSYKPSPPGNVVIVRTNPAVVPIECHYPRKSNVSGNAVRPTWAPFRSTVSAEERLMFSLRLMTDDWSTERLSNGFQLGESLHLQADVASGGHVPLRLFVDDCVATLSPHRNSSPRYALIELSGCLVDGRSEDTTSAFISPRLRQDMLQFTVDAFKFAGDDRNLIYITCHLKVSPADQAPDPLNKACSFNKASSLWAPVEGTGDICSCCETGNCPPYGGSSRRINPPSRWLGRRLKRGIPSSRGGSSRAAEAEVSLGPLVILDPAQGLWSSSGGLAPAGKTSHGVAEGVPVLVQVVVLTAATVLSLTALGLFLVSRKCSCPPGVSL, encoded by the exons ATGGGTTTTGGAGGCAGCTTGGGGTTGGTGGCGGTGTTGTTGTGCTGGGCGCTGGCTGAAGCGGCGTCTTACAGCCCTTGGAGCTTCCCTCTGAGGGGGGACTCATCTTGGAGCCATCCCCGTGTGCCCTCCTTCTCCCGGCCCTCTCCCTGGGCATGGGTGGATGtctcccagctccaggctgcagccccgcggcaccctGTGGCTGTTCAGTGCCAGGAGGCGCAGGTGGTGGTCACGGTGCACAGGGACCTCTTTGGCACGGGACACCTGGTCAAGGCTGCGGACCTGACCCTGGGCTCAGCTGCCTGCTTGCCTGTGGCCCAGGGTGCTGGTGCTGAGAGCACGGTGACCTTTGTGGCGGGGCTGCACGAGTGTGGCAGCACCCTGCAG ATGACCCCAGACTCCTTGATCTACAAGACAAGTCTGTCCTACAAACCTAGTCCTCCTGGCAATGTGGTCATTGTAAGGACCAACCCGGCTGTGGTTCCTATTGAGTGTCACTATCCCAG GAAGAGCAATGTGAGCGGCAATGCTGTCCGGCCCACGTGGGCTCCCTTCCGCTCCACCGTGTCGGCCGAGGAGAGGCTGATGTTCTCCCTACGCCTCATGACCG ATGACTGGAGCACTGAGAGACTCTCCAATGGCTTCCAGCTGGGGGAAAGCCTGCACCTCCAGGCTGATGTTGCCTCTGGGGGCCACGTACCCCTGAGGCTCTTTGTGGATGACTGTGTGGCTACCCTGAGTCCCCACAGGAACTCCTCTCCCCGATATGCCTTGATTGAGCTCAGCGG GTGCTTGGTGGATGGGAGATCAGAGGACACCACCTCAGCCTTCATCTCTCCAAGGCTGAGGCAGGACATGCTGCAGTTCACAGTTGATGCCTTCAAGTTTGCAGGAGATGACAGGAACTTG ATCTATATCACCTGCCACCTGAAGGTCTCCCCAGCTGACCAAGCCCCAGATCCACTGAACAAGGCCTGTTCCTTCAACAAAGCCAGCAGCCT GTGGGCTCCAGTGGAGGGTACTGGAGACATCTGCAGCTGCTGTGAGACGGGCAACTGTCCACCGTATGGGGGATCCTCCCGGAGAATTAACCCTCCATCCAGATGGCTAGGGAGGCGCCTGAAGAGAGGCATCCCTTCCAGTCGAG GTGGGTCCTCCAGGGCAGCGGAGGCTGAAGTCTCGCTTGGGCCGCTAGTAATCCTTGATCCAGCTCAGGGACTGTGGAGTTCCTCGGGAGGTCTTGCACCAGCAGGGAAGACCTCACATG GTGTTGCTGAAGGAGTTCCTGTGCTGGTCCAAGTTGTCGTGCTCACAGCAGCCACTGTGCTGAGCTTAACTGCTCTTGGATTGTTTCTTGTGTCCAGGAAATGTAGCTGCCCTCCTGGAGTGTCACTGTAA